A window of Castanea sativa cultivar Marrone di Chiusa Pesio chromosome 1, ASM4071231v1 contains these coding sequences:
- the LOC142618762 gene encoding pathogenesis-related protein PR-1: protein MRPYLLIFLFLFITLTSNNLLVTSQSSPIAKTPLKKPDNDTIYKVSKELCWGCIGESLQFLFAHNMVRAYKWELPLTWDFQLENYAKWWAGQRKADCKLEHSFPEDDFKLGENVFLGSGSTWTPIDAVNAWAEEEKYYTYATNTCEAGQMCGHYTQIVWSTTRRIGCARVVCDKGDVFMTCNYDPVGNYVGERPY from the exons atgagacCCTATTTGCTTattttcctcttcctcttcattaCTCTCACCAGCAACAATC TCTTAGTCACTTCCCAATCTTCTCCAATAGCCAAAACACCATTGAAAAAGCCAGACAATGATACCATATACAAAGTTTCTAAGGAATTATGTTGGGGTTGCATTGGAGAGTCACTACAGTTCTTGTTTGCACACAACATGGTGAGGGCATACAAGTGGGAGCTACCATTGACATGGGATTTTCAGCTTGAAAACTATGCAAAATGGTGGGCTGGTCAAAGAAAAGCTGATTGCAAGTTAGAACATTCATTCCCAGAAGATGATTTTAAGCTAGGAGAGAACGTATTTTTGGGCAGTGGCTCTACATGGACTCCAATTGATGCTGTGAACGCTTGGGCTGAGGAGGAGAAGTATTATACTTATGCTACAAACACTTGTGAGGCTGGTCAAATGTGTGGGCACTACACACAAATTGTGTGGAGTACTACGAGAAGGATTGGATGTGCTCGAGTTGTTTGTGACAAGGGAGATGTGTTTATGACATGCAATTATGATCCTGTGGGTAATTATGTTGGCGAGCGACCatattga